A stretch of the Uranotaenia lowii strain MFRU-FL chromosome 3, ASM2978415v1, whole genome shotgun sequence genome encodes the following:
- the LOC129752824 gene encoding fibromodulin-like — translation MPVNFTSSKAVFLRRLKTLHMVNCGLTNLDVSSWNFPSLESLIVSHNQLIAIPVGLGKFRSLTNLNIDYNEIECFDFSQFKGLDNLEHLSVGHNKVQELIAGDSTLLASLISLKLNFNRLEDLEALPLQDLPALESLDLSGNNLPWCQTYDLFLGTGKRFALYANPFNCSDEIE, via the coding sequence ATGCCCGTCAATTTCACGTCATCAAAAGCAGTTTTCTTGAGAAGATTGAAAACCCTACACATGGTGAATTGCGGTTTGACGAATCTGGATGTATCGAGTTGGAATTTCCCTAGCCTCGAATCTTTAATAGTTAGTCACAATCAACTCATAGCGATTCCTGTTGGACTTGGAAAGTTTAGATCTTTGACGAATCTCAACATCGATTACAATGAAATCGAATGCTTCGATTTTAGCCAGTTTAAGGGGCTTGATAACTTGGAACATCTTTCCGTGGGCCACAATAAGGTGCAGGAATTGATAGCCGGAGACTCGACACTCCTGGCATCCCTGATATCGCTCAAATTAAACTTCAATCGCTTAGAGGATCTGGAGGCGCTGCCACTACAGGACTTGCCAGCGCTAGAATCGCTTGATTTGAGTGGCAACAATCTGCCATGGTGCCAAACTTATGACCTATTCCTCGGAACCGGGAAGAGGTTTGCGCTCTATGCGAATCCCTTCAATTGTAGCGATGAAATTGAATGA